From Enhydrobacter sp., the proteins below share one genomic window:
- a CDS encoding nucleotidyl transferase AbiEii/AbiGii toxin family protein produces MTPGEPQSATDYDDRTTAAVKSVLVEIGQILGAFKGRFAVIGGAVPWLLLENDDMPHVGTLDVDLGLDAEALGDGEYATLVGALQEHGYRQREGLRRFQLARTVQPPDGGPAIEIIVDFLMPRDAEIVKNKPPLISNFAVQRADGADLVTTFYKMVAIEGPMPEGGTNRVEVAVCSIPALLAMKGHALNGRYKQKDAYDIYFCIRNYPGGPEVLAEECRVILAEGSGEAGYRFIDAKFTTVDDFGPTCVKQFVQASQILGDRTPEQWQQDAFGQVDAWLRRLGLRG; encoded by the coding sequence ATGACGCCCGGCGAACCGCAATCGGCGACAGACTATGACGATCGGACCACGGCTGCGGTGAAGTCCGTCCTGGTGGAGATCGGCCAGATCCTCGGCGCCTTCAAAGGCAGGTTCGCCGTGATCGGCGGCGCCGTCCCGTGGCTGCTGCTCGAGAATGACGACATGCCCCATGTCGGTACACTCGACGTTGATCTCGGCCTCGATGCGGAAGCTTTGGGTGACGGGGAGTACGCGACGCTTGTGGGGGCCCTCCAGGAACACGGCTACCGGCAACGCGAGGGCCTGCGCCGATTCCAGCTTGCGCGTACCGTTCAGCCCCCCGACGGTGGGCCCGCCATTGAGATCATTGTCGACTTCCTGATGCCGCGTGACGCAGAGATCGTGAAGAACAAGCCGCCCTTGATCAGCAACTTCGCGGTACAGCGCGCAGACGGCGCTGATCTGGTGACGACCTTCTACAAGATGGTGGCGATCGAAGGCCCGATGCCCGAAGGCGGCACCAATCGCGTGGAGGTGGCCGTCTGCTCCATCCCGGCGTTACTCGCCATGAAAGGCCATGCTCTGAACGGCCGGTACAAGCAAAAGGACGCCTACGACATCTACTTCTGCATCCGGAACTACCCGGGAGGTCCCGAGGTGCTGGCTGAGGAATGCAGGGTGATTCTCGCCGAGGGCAGCGGCGAGGCTGGATATCGCTTCATTGACGCAAAGTTCACGACCGTGGATGACTTCGGTCCTACCTGCGTAAAGCAATTCGTTCAGGCGAGTCAGATCCTGGGAGATCGAACGCCGGAACAGTGGCAGCAGGATGCGTTTGGCCAGGTCGACGCTTGGCTGCGCCGCCTCGGGCTTCGTGGCTAG
- a CDS encoding ParB N-terminal domain-containing protein yields MAKAVQKIILSASRDIPFNKLVLSQSNVRRLKAGISVEDLVEDIARRGLLQSLNVRPVVDAEGAETGQFEIPAGGRRYRALERLVRQKRLSKTALIPCIVRDPNVEVSAEEDSLAENVQRVALHPLDQFRAFKALYAKGASQEEIAARFFVAPVVVKQRLRLAAVSEKLLDVYAEDGMTLEQLMAFTVTTDHARQEQVWEALQQSYDKEPYLIRRRLTESTVRGSDRRARFVGAEAYEAAGGVILRDLFEDDNGGWLEDIALLDRLATEKLAAEAQAIATEGWKWIEVAVDFRYGHTSHLRQLDGVTLELTPEEQMTFDALTAEYAKLEGEYEGADELPDEVDARLGEIETALTALENRPVRYEPAEIARAGAFVSIDADGKLTVDRGFVRPEDEPSMQTGGEGPMEGETHEAGGTVAAASDVQRTVITIGGGEPDDDDDGSDDAIRPLPERLVGELTAHRTLALRDAVANNPRVALTALLHKLCLDTFQHSAPGACLEASVRHVFFPVQAADLKDSPSAKAVAARHETWKAELPKDDDALWDWLAALDDTRRVALLAHCVSFGVNALYEKGDRHGGPGVSAHGVQQRTAQADRLARAVGLDMVEAGWRPSVDNYLGRVTKPRILDAVREAKGEQAAQLIDHLKKTEMAKEAERLLDGTGWLPEPLRPSDSEDVSNTPTDTVEELPAFLADCDGQDAATDESEPHPIAAE; encoded by the coding sequence ATGGCAAAAGCCGTTCAGAAGATCATCCTCAGCGCCTCGCGCGACATTCCCTTCAACAAGTTGGTGCTCAGCCAGTCGAACGTCCGGCGTCTGAAGGCGGGCATCTCGGTCGAGGACCTGGTCGAGGACATCGCCCGGCGCGGGCTCCTGCAGAGTCTCAACGTCCGGCCGGTGGTCGACGCCGAAGGCGCCGAGACCGGCCAGTTCGAGATCCCGGCCGGTGGCCGCCGCTACCGGGCCCTCGAACGCCTGGTCAGGCAGAAGCGCCTGTCGAAGACGGCGCTCATCCCCTGCATCGTGCGCGATCCCAACGTCGAGGTGTCGGCGGAGGAGGACTCGCTGGCGGAGAATGTCCAGCGCGTTGCCCTGCATCCGCTGGATCAGTTCCGTGCCTTCAAGGCTTTGTACGCCAAGGGTGCCAGCCAGGAGGAGATCGCCGCCCGCTTCTTCGTCGCACCGGTCGTGGTCAAGCAGCGGCTGCGTCTGGCCGCCGTGTCGGAGAAGCTCCTTGACGTTTACGCCGAGGACGGCATGACCCTGGAGCAACTCATGGCGTTCACCGTCACCACCGATCATGCCCGCCAGGAGCAGGTCTGGGAGGCGCTTCAGCAATCCTACGACAAGGAGCCGTACCTGATCCGGCGCCGGCTCACCGAGAGCACCGTCCGCGGCTCGGATCGGCGGGCGCGGTTCGTCGGTGCCGAGGCTTACGAAGCTGCTGGTGGCGTGATCCTGCGGGACCTGTTCGAGGACGACAACGGTGGCTGGCTTGAGGATATCGCCTTGCTCGACCGGTTGGCGACCGAGAAGCTGGCAGCGGAGGCCCAGGCGATCGCCACCGAAGGCTGGAAGTGGATCGAGGTGGCCGTCGATTTCCGCTATGGCCACACGAGCCATCTTCGGCAACTCGACGGCGTGACACTCGAGCTCACGCCAGAGGAGCAGATGACCTTCGATGCGCTGACCGCTGAGTACGCCAAGCTCGAAGGCGAATACGAAGGTGCCGACGAGCTGCCGGACGAGGTCGACGCCCGGCTCGGCGAGATCGAGACAGCGCTTACGGCCCTCGAGAACCGGCCCGTGCGCTATGAGCCGGCCGAGATCGCGCGCGCCGGCGCGTTTGTCAGCATCGACGCCGACGGAAAGCTTACAGTCGATCGAGGCTTTGTCCGGCCGGAGGATGAGCCGTCGATGCAAACCGGCGGCGAAGGGCCGATGGAAGGGGAGACCCATGAGGCCGGCGGGACAGTTGCTGCCGCTTCCGACGTGCAACGCACCGTCATCACCATTGGCGGCGGCGAGCCCGATGATGACGACGACGGCAGCGACGACGCCATCAGGCCGCTGCCCGAGCGGCTCGTGGGTGAACTGACGGCCCACCGCACGCTGGCCCTGCGCGATGCGGTGGCGAACAACCCGCGCGTCGCCCTGACTGCGCTGCTGCACAAGCTCTGCCTCGACACCTTCCAGCACAGCGCGCCCGGCGCATGCCTGGAAGCCTCGGTGCGGCATGTGTTTTTCCCCGTCCAGGCGGCCGACCTGAAGGACAGCCCCTCCGCCAAGGCGGTCGCCGCGCGGCACGAGACCTGGAAGGCCGAGTTGCCCAAGGATGACGACGCACTTTGGGACTGGCTCGCTGCCCTCGACGACACCCGTCGCGTCGCATTGCTCGCGCATTGCGTCTCGTTCGGGGTGAACGCCCTCTACGAGAAGGGCGACCGCCATGGCGGTCCGGGCGTCTCGGCGCACGGTGTCCAGCAGCGTACCGCCCAGGCCGACCGGCTCGCCCGCGCCGTCGGCCTCGACATGGTGGAAGCCGGCTGGCGGCCCAGCGTCGACAACTACCTCGGCCGCGTCACCAAGCCCCGTATTCTCGACGCGGTGCGGGAGGCCAAGGGTGAGCAGGCCGCGCAGCTCATCGACCACCTGAAGAAGACCGAGATGGCGAAGGAGGCCGAGCGGCTGCTGGACGGCACGGGCTGGCTGCCCGAACCGCTGCGGCCCTCCGACAGCGAGGACGTGTCCAACACGCCCACCGACACGGTGGAGGAGCTTCCCGCTTTCCTCGCCGACTGCGATGGCCAGGATGCCGCCACGGACGAATCGGAGCCGCATCCCATCGCCGCCGAATAG
- a CDS encoding strawberry notch family protein, whose protein sequence is MSNLSISAATQVPLHSLACASADLPAGIGAAAHLLLPHVERGRHIDAVILRAAMEQAFGGSDAAGAWDWKTAYDACEAATVLFLRKFGLVIRTRAGSPAAELSLLGKIAALLPTHTRRSEESQALQQFSTPIELAFAAATAAAITPADVVLEPSAGTGLLAIFAELAGSRLALNELAETRAALLGRLFPSAATTHHDAAHIHDHLDDAVRPSVVLMNPPFSAAAHVDGTVADAALRHVASALARLAEGGRLVAITGASLSPDHPSWRDAFIRLQERGRVVFTAAVDGRVYARHGTMVETRLTVIDRVPAYDPSCFPASPGMAPDAATLLEWVTTCVPARLHVDGAVVLPALIHPVAVGPSRRPARKPLAVASSSLARAGTELAYETVDWKPAERGGLTEALYEGYDLQSIRIAGARPHPTRLVQSAAMASVAPPKPSYGPHLPADAVSVGLLSDAQLESVIYAGEAHSGHLAGSWVVDETFDLVSAAPDDAESAVRFRRGWMLGDGTGAGKGRQVAGILLDNWLKGRRRAVWISKSDKLIEDAQRDWSALGMERLLVTPLARFRQGTPIRLEQGILFATYATLRTDAREERVSRVRQIVDWLGADFDGVIVFDESHAMANAAGGKGERGDQAPSQQGRAGLRLQHALPNARVVYVSATGATTVHNLAYAQRLGLWGGEDFPFATRAEFVQAIEAGGVAAMEVLARDLKALGLYAARSLSYEGVEYELVEHALTPEQVRIYDAYAGGFQIIHNNLDAALQAANVTGERGTLNAQAKSAARSAFESAKQRFFSHLITSMKTPTLIGAIERDLLAGHAAVIQIVSTGEALMERRLADIPTEDWGDVQVDITPREYVLDYLAHSFPTQLFEPFTDSEGNLSSRPVYRDGQPVQCRDAVERRDRLIERLAALAPVQGALDQIVQRFGTDLVAEVTGRSRRIVRKGDRLCVENRPGSANLAEAQAFMDDCKRILVFSDAGGTGRSYHADLSARNQRLRVHYLLEAGWKADTAIQGLGRSNRTNQAQPPLFRPIATDVKAEKRFLSTIARRLDTLGAITKGQRQTGGQGLFRADDNLESPYGRAALRQLYLLLFAGQVEGCSLMAFEEVTGLHLTDQDGSLREELPPITTFLNRLLALTIQLQNTLFGVFEGLLQAKIEGAQASGTYDVGVETLTAESLVVTDRRSLYVHPQTGAETQVSTIRRRERNRPFSLTEALDRADDPRAMLLVNAQSGRAAVQVPAASVMLDDGEVERRVRLLRPMERTAMPSAALAQTHWEQADRVAFTEAWKRELVEIPAFTDSDLHVVTGLLLPIWKRLPDDSMRVYRLQTDAGERVIGRLVSPAWVAQAVSGDGVSIAPADAWTAVLDGRTILELQDGLSLRRARVMGLFRVELCGFTDGMVDRLKAMGLISEIIAWKLRLFVPTGAAGPAILAGLMERHPIVRIADRVAA, encoded by the coding sequence ATGTCGAATCTTTCCATCTCAGCGGCCACGCAGGTGCCGCTGCACTCACTCGCCTGCGCTTCTGCCGATCTGCCCGCCGGTATTGGCGCGGCGGCGCACCTTCTTCTCCCTCACGTCGAACGCGGCCGTCACATCGATGCGGTCATCCTGCGTGCCGCCATGGAGCAGGCCTTCGGCGGCTCCGATGCGGCCGGCGCCTGGGACTGGAAGACCGCCTACGACGCCTGTGAAGCGGCGACCGTGCTGTTCCTCCGCAAGTTCGGCCTGGTCATTCGGACGCGGGCTGGGTCGCCGGCTGCCGAACTGTCATTGCTCGGCAAGATCGCGGCGCTTCTGCCCACCCATACGAGGCGCTCCGAGGAGAGCCAGGCGCTGCAGCAGTTCTCGACGCCGATCGAGCTCGCATTCGCCGCCGCCACCGCGGCTGCGATCACCCCGGCCGATGTCGTGCTCGAGCCCTCGGCCGGTACGGGCTTGCTCGCTATCTTTGCTGAACTCGCGGGCAGCCGGCTGGCCCTGAATGAGCTGGCCGAAACCCGCGCGGCGTTGCTCGGGCGGCTCTTCCCCAGCGCTGCGACGACTCACCACGACGCGGCGCACATCCACGATCATCTCGACGATGCCGTGCGCCCGAGCGTCGTGCTGATGAATCCGCCGTTCTCGGCCGCGGCGCATGTCGACGGTACTGTCGCGGACGCCGCGCTGCGCCATGTAGCCTCCGCACTTGCCCGCCTCGCTGAGGGCGGGCGGCTGGTCGCGATCACCGGTGCCAGTCTTTCGCCGGACCATCCGTCATGGCGCGATGCCTTCATCCGTCTCCAGGAGCGCGGACGCGTTGTGTTTACCGCCGCCGTCGATGGGCGCGTCTATGCCCGTCACGGCACCATGGTCGAGACTCGGCTGACGGTCATCGATCGTGTGCCCGCCTACGATCCGAGTTGTTTTCCGGCATCGCCAGGCATGGCGCCCGACGCTGCCACGCTGCTTGAGTGGGTGACCACCTGCGTACCGGCGCGCTTGCATGTTGACGGCGCGGTCGTGCTTCCGGCACTCATCCATCCCGTCGCGGTCGGACCGAGCCGCAGGCCCGCACGAAAGCCGCTCGCCGTTGCGAGCAGTTCACTCGCACGAGCGGGCACCGAACTCGCGTACGAGACCGTCGACTGGAAGCCGGCTGAGCGCGGCGGCCTCACCGAGGCGCTGTATGAAGGCTACGACCTGCAGTCGATCCGGATCGCCGGCGCCCGTCCGCATCCGACCCGGCTCGTGCAATCCGCGGCAATGGCCTCGGTCGCGCCGCCCAAGCCCTCTTACGGGCCGCACCTGCCGGCCGACGCCGTCAGCGTCGGACTGCTGTCCGATGCCCAGCTCGAGAGTGTCATCTATGCCGGCGAGGCGCACAGCGGCCACCTCGCCGGATCGTGGGTGGTGGACGAGACCTTCGACCTCGTCTCGGCTGCGCCCGACGATGCCGAGAGCGCCGTCCGCTTCCGGCGCGGCTGGATGCTGGGCGACGGCACCGGCGCCGGCAAAGGCCGCCAGGTCGCCGGCATCCTTTTGGACAACTGGCTAAAAGGCCGCCGTCGTGCGGTGTGGATCTCGAAGTCCGACAAGCTGATCGAGGATGCCCAGCGCGACTGGTCGGCGCTCGGTATGGAGCGGCTGCTGGTGACGCCACTCGCCCGCTTCCGACAGGGAACGCCGATCCGGCTCGAGCAGGGCATCCTTTTTGCCACCTACGCCACGCTACGGACCGACGCGCGCGAGGAAAGGGTTTCGCGGGTCCGCCAGATCGTCGATTGGCTGGGGGCGGACTTCGACGGAGTGATCGTGTTCGACGAGAGCCATGCCATGGCCAATGCCGCCGGCGGCAAAGGCGAGCGCGGCGACCAGGCGCCATCGCAGCAGGGCCGTGCCGGACTGCGCCTGCAGCATGCGCTGCCGAATGCCCGCGTGGTCTACGTCTCGGCCACGGGCGCCACCACGGTGCACAATCTCGCTTATGCCCAGCGGCTCGGTCTCTGGGGCGGCGAGGACTTCCCCTTCGCCACGCGCGCCGAGTTCGTCCAGGCGATCGAGGCCGGCGGCGTCGCCGCCATGGAGGTGCTGGCCCGCGATCTCAAGGCGCTCGGTCTCTATGCCGCCCGGTCGCTGTCATACGAGGGCGTCGAATACGAGTTGGTCGAGCACGCGCTCACGCCCGAGCAGGTCCGCATCTACGACGCCTATGCCGGCGGTTTCCAGATCATTCACAACAACCTCGACGCCGCCCTGCAGGCTGCCAACGTCACCGGCGAGCGCGGCACCCTCAATGCGCAGGCGAAGTCGGCGGCGCGCTCGGCCTTCGAGTCTGCCAAGCAGCGGTTCTTCTCGCACCTCATCACCTCGATGAAGACGCCGACGCTGATCGGGGCGATCGAGCGCGACCTTTTAGCCGGCCATGCCGCCGTCATCCAGATCGTCTCCACCGGCGAGGCCTTGATGGAACGCCGGCTGGCCGACATCCCGACCGAGGACTGGGGCGATGTCCAGGTCGACATCACGCCGCGCGAGTATGTGCTCGACTACCTGGCGCATAGCTTCCCGACCCAGCTCTTCGAGCCCTTCACGGACAGCGAGGGCAATCTCTCCTCGCGACCGGTCTACCGCGATGGCCAGCCCGTGCAGTGCCGGGATGCCGTCGAGCGCCGCGACAGACTGATCGAGCGGCTGGCCGCGCTGGCCCCCGTGCAAGGCGCGCTCGACCAGATCGTGCAGCGTTTCGGCACCGACCTGGTCGCCGAGGTCACCGGCCGGTCTCGGCGGATCGTGCGCAAGGGGGACCGGCTCTGCGTCGAGAACCGTCCTGGGTCTGCCAACTTGGCCGAAGCGCAGGCGTTCATGGACGACTGCAAGCGGATCCTGGTGTTCTCCGACGCCGGAGGCACCGGCCGCTCCTATCACGCCGACCTTTCAGCCCGGAACCAGCGGCTGCGCGTCCACTACCTGCTGGAGGCGGGCTGGAAGGCCGACACCGCCATCCAGGGCCTGGGCCGCAGCAATCGGACGAACCAGGCACAGCCGCCGCTGTTCCGGCCAATCGCCACCGACGTTAAGGCGGAGAAGCGGTTCCTGTCGACCATCGCCCGCCGGCTCGACACGCTCGGCGCCATCACCAAGGGCCAGCGCCAGACCGGCGGCCAGGGACTGTTCCGGGCAGACGACAATCTCGAATCGCCCTATGGCCGTGCCGCCTTGCGGCAGCTCTACCTCCTGCTGTTCGCCGGCCAGGTCGAGGGCTGTTCGCTCATGGCCTTCGAGGAGGTCACCGGCCTGCATCTGACCGACCAGGACGGCAGCCTGCGCGAGGAGTTGCCGCCGATCACGACCTTCCTCAACCGGCTGCTGGCGCTCACTATCCAGTTGCAGAACACGCTGTTCGGCGTCTTTGAGGGTTTGCTGCAGGCGAAGATCGAAGGGGCGCAGGCCTCCGGCACCTACGACGTCGGCGTCGAGACGCTGACCGCCGAGAGCCTGGTCGTGACCGACCGGCGCTCGCTCTATGTCCATCCGCAGACCGGCGCGGAGACCCAAGTGTCCACCATCCGTCGGCGGGAGCGCAATCGGCCGTTCTCGCTCACCGAAGCGTTGGATCGCGCGGACGATCCGCGCGCCATGTTGCTGGTCAATGCGCAGTCCGGCCGCGCAGCCGTGCAAGTCCCGGCAGCCAGCGTCATGCTCGACGATGGCGAGGTCGAACGCCGTGTCCGCCTGCTGCGGCCAATGGAGCGGACGGCGATGCCGTCGGCAGCGCTGGCGCAGACGCACTGGGAGCAGGCCGATCGCGTCGCGTTCACCGAAGCCTGGAAGCGGGAACTCGTCGAGATTCCTGCCTTTACCGACAGCGATCTCCACGTCGTCACGGGATTGCTGCTGCCGATCTGGAAGCGCCTGCCGGATGATTCCATGCGGGTTTACCGCCTGCAGACGGATGCCGGAGAGCGCGTGATCGGCCGGCTGGTTTCGCCGGCCTGGGTGGCGCAGGCCGTCAGCGGCGATGGCGTGAGCATTGCACCGGCGGATGCCTGGACCGCCGTCCTCGACGGTCGAACCATCCTCGAGCTGCAGGACGGGCTCAGCCTGCGCCGCGCCAGGGTGATGGGCCTGTTCCGGGTCGAACTCTGCGGCTTCACCGACGGGATGGTCGATCGCCTGAAGGCGATGGGCCTCATCTCCGAAATCATCGCCTGGAAGCTGCGCCTGTTCGTGCCGACCGGCGCCGCCGGTCCCGCGATACTCGCCGGGCTGATGGAACGCCACCCGATCGTGCGTATCGCCGATCGGGTCGCGGCGTGA
- a CDS encoding toprim domain-containing protein — MSLPAADLARRLARNAEAVCRHYLSNGHREGRYWLVGDVANTRGRSLFVRLSGPDHGKGAAGKWTDAATGEHGDLLDLIALNRGLDRLRDILDEARAFLALPPDPLAPRQNRFPAPRGSPQSARRLYAMSKPIAGTLVQRYLHSRGIVTVSARDPLRFHPRCYYRPDEHSPTETWPAMIAAVTDLGGRITGVHRTWLDRSGQDKAPIDSPRRAMGHLLGHGVRFGVADEVMAAGEGIETMLSLRSVLPTLPMVAALSATHLAALLLPPTLRRLYVARDADPAGDAAMASLCNRAEAAGIEVGSLLPCFDDFNEDLRRLGAESLRASVRPQLAPQDIVRFLALATA; from the coding sequence ATGTCGTTGCCCGCCGCCGACCTCGCCCGCCGCCTCGCGCGCAATGCCGAGGCGGTGTGCCGTCACTATCTCTCCAACGGCCATCGCGAGGGTCGTTACTGGCTGGTCGGCGATGTCGCCAACACCCGGGGCCGCAGCCTGTTCGTCCGCTTGAGCGGACCCGACCACGGCAAGGGTGCCGCCGGTAAATGGACCGACGCCGCCACCGGCGAACATGGCGACCTTTTAGACCTCATCGCCCTCAATCGCGGTCTCGATCGCCTGCGCGATATCCTGGACGAGGCACGCGCGTTCCTCGCCTTGCCGCCAGACCCGCTTGCGCCACGGCAGAATCGTTTTCCCGCGCCGCGCGGTTCGCCTCAGTCCGCACGGCGTCTCTACGCCATGTCCAAGCCGATCGCAGGCACGCTGGTGCAAAGATACCTGCACAGCCGGGGTATCGTAACCGTCTCAGCGCGCGATCCGCTGCGCTTCCATCCGCGCTGCTACTATCGCCCCGACGAGCACAGCCCGACCGAGACCTGGCCGGCCATGATCGCCGCAGTGACCGACCTTGGCGGCAGGATCACCGGAGTGCACCGCACCTGGCTCGACCGGTCTGGCCAAGACAAGGCGCCCATCGACTCGCCGCGACGGGCCATGGGTCATCTTCTCGGGCATGGTGTCCGCTTCGGTGTGGCCGACGAGGTGATGGCCGCCGGGGAGGGGATCGAGACCATGCTGTCGCTGCGCAGCGTGCTACCGACCCTGCCGATGGTCGCCGCGCTCTCGGCCACCCATCTCGCGGCACTGCTGCTTCCACCGACCTTGCGCCGTCTCTATGTCGCACGCGATGCCGATCCGGCCGGAGATGCCGCGATGGCCAGCCTGTGCAACCGTGCCGAGGCCGCCGGAATCGAGGTGGGTAGCCTGTTGCCCTGCTTCGACGACTTCAACGAGGATCTCCGCCGCCTGGGAGCGGAAAGTCTCCGAGCATCCGTGCGCCCCCAACTCGCTCCGCAGGACATTGTTCGCTTCCTGGCCTTGGCTACGGCGTGA
- a CDS encoding DUF2493 domain-containing protein yields MATDRDDPEFEPVHVSSPTDHVLTELQLYGHRPFQDEPDPRPLPEAQTITGAVVDIFDALVATLTDTRLEPDLEELLWSTVNLFHRATQRIERELDGNEQAQRRSQKEQNGSEVRSVELERLVAEGLTLIERRNAMELFREQAADRFEVHTGSSWRPRTGSMVNHRALTAAMIDSRDFLAARRRAETELLAPAGPKIAFTGGMDFNDHQLIWSMLDKVRVKHPNMVLLHGGSPTGAERIAARWADDRKVAHIPFKPDWTRHAKAAPFKRNDQILEVLPIGVIVFPGSGIQENLADKARKLGIPVWRFGAGGA; encoded by the coding sequence ATGGCGACCGACCGCGACGATCCCGAATTCGAGCCCGTACACGTCTCATCCCCGACCGATCACGTCCTCACCGAACTGCAGCTCTACGGTCATCGTCCCTTCCAGGACGAGCCCGATCCCCGGCCGTTGCCGGAAGCCCAGACCATCACTGGCGCCGTCGTCGATATCTTCGATGCGCTTGTCGCGACCCTCACCGACACCCGTCTCGAGCCCGACCTCGAGGAGCTTCTGTGGTCGACCGTCAACCTGTTCCATCGCGCCACCCAACGCATCGAGCGTGAACTCGACGGCAACGAGCAGGCGCAACGCCGCAGCCAGAAGGAGCAGAACGGCTCGGAGGTGCGCTCGGTCGAGCTGGAGCGTCTCGTCGCCGAGGGCCTGACCCTGATCGAACGCCGCAATGCCATGGAACTCTTTCGCGAACAGGCCGCCGATCGCTTCGAGGTTCACACCGGCTCGTCCTGGCGGCCGCGCACCGGGTCGATGGTCAATCACCGAGCGCTCACCGCGGCAATGATCGACAGCCGGGATTTTCTCGCCGCCCGCCGTCGGGCCGAGACCGAGCTGCTGGCGCCTGCGGGCCCCAAGATCGCATTCACCGGCGGGATGGACTTCAACGACCATCAGCTGATCTGGAGCATGCTCGACAAGGTCCGCGTCAAGCATCCCAACATGGTGCTGCTGCACGGCGGCTCGCCGACCGGGGCCGAGCGCATCGCCGCCCGCTGGGCCGACGACCGCAAGGTGGCTCACATCCCCTTCAAGCCCGACTGGACCCGCCACGCCAAGGCCGCGCCGTTCAAGCGCAACGACCAGATCCTGGAAGTCCTGCCGATCGGCGTCATCGTCTTCCCGGGTTCGGGCATCCAGGAGAACCTCGCGGACAAGGCCCGCAAACTCGGCATCCCGGTCTGGCGCTTCGGTGCGGGCGGCGCGTAA
- the dmeF gene encoding CDF family Co(II)/Ni(II) efflux transporter DmeF, translating to MSQYPHGDALRHDHVFLGQRHDENARRTLWVVILTALMMVGEIVAGALFNSMALLADGFHMATHAGALGVTAGAYAYAKRHATSRRFSFGTGKVGDLAGFASALVLGLVAFGIAIESVGRVFDPRPVAFGGATIIAIVGLFVNIACAALLGGGHHHRGHDHPHDHGHAGHQHHDNNLRSAYVHVLADALTSVLAIVALLGGRHLGWVWLDPVVGIVGAVVIATWSWTLMRDTAAVLLDASDPHLEDEVRQQVEGPGDARIIDLHVWRVGPSAHAAIVSVMGADLETVRERLAPVHEIAHLTVETR from the coding sequence ATGTCGCAGTATCCTCACGGGGACGCACTGAGGCACGACCACGTCTTCTTGGGCCAGCGCCACGACGAGAACGCCCGGCGCACATTGTGGGTTGTGATCCTCACTGCCCTGATGATGGTCGGCGAGATTGTCGCCGGCGCGCTGTTCAACTCAATGGCGTTGCTGGCCGACGGCTTTCACATGGCGACGCATGCCGGCGCACTCGGTGTCACGGCAGGTGCCTACGCTTACGCGAAGCGGCATGCCACAAGCCGACGCTTCAGCTTCGGGACGGGGAAGGTCGGTGATCTCGCCGGCTTCGCTTCCGCTTTAGTGCTTGGTCTCGTGGCGTTCGGCATCGCTATCGAGTCGGTCGGCCGAGTGTTCGACCCACGTCCGGTCGCGTTTGGCGGAGCAACGATTATTGCCATCGTGGGCCTATTTGTAAATATCGCCTGCGCCGCTCTCCTTGGTGGCGGCCATCACCACCGTGGCCACGATCACCCTCACGACCACGGCCACGCCGGCCATCAGCATCACGACAACAATCTGCGCTCGGCCTACGTCCACGTGCTCGCGGATGCGCTCACCTCGGTGCTCGCCATCGTGGCACTCCTCGGCGGTCGCCACCTCGGCTGGGTCTGGCTCGACCCAGTGGTGGGCATCGTCGGCGCGGTCGTCATCGCCACCTGGTCGTGGACGCTGATGCGGGACACGGCCGCCGTGCTCCTCGACGCCTCCGATCCACACCTTGAGGACGAGGTTCGCCAGCAGGTCGAAGGGCCGGGCGACGCACGGATCATCGACCTCCACGTATGGCGGGTCGGACCCAGCGCGCACGCCGCGATCGTAAGCGTCATGGGTGCGGACCTCGAGACGGTGCGTGAGAGGCTCGCCCCAGTCCACGAGATTGCGCACCTCACAGTCGAGACAAGGTAG
- a CDS encoding metal/formaldehyde-sensitive transcriptional repressor produces MGHTKSNKDHLLARVRRISGQMAAIEKAIGHEAGCSAILHQVAGVRGAIGGLMDELIEDHVREHVARADLDNKARAAGAEELIAVVRRYAK; encoded by the coding sequence ATGGGGCATACTAAATCCAACAAAGACCACCTTCTCGCGCGGGTCCGGCGCATCTCCGGGCAGATGGCTGCAATCGAGAAGGCGATCGGCCATGAGGCAGGTTGCTCGGCGATTCTGCATCAGGTCGCGGGCGTCCGCGGCGCAATAGGCGGCCTCATGGACGAGCTGATCGAAGATCATGTGCGTGAGCATGTCGCCCGTGCCGATCTCGACAACAAAGCGCGCGCGGCCGGCGCCGAAGAGCTGATCGCGGTCGTGCGCCGCTACGCGAAGTAA
- a CDS encoding mercuric reductase encodes MTESKTTGSAPRGPTVADTAKTVLAAGGLLAAFGVASCCALPVALSLLGISAASLVGVGYLAAQYQQELLYGAVICLGAAGFIMWRQGRARLCAPGATCNRPTVDWGNKIALVLAVGLLALTFWIEPPI; translated from the coding sequence ATGACCGAGAGCAAGACCACGGGATCGGCGCCGAGAGGACCAACCGTCGCTGACACTGCAAAGACGGTCCTGGCCGCTGGCGGTCTGCTTGCGGCCTTCGGGGTGGCCTCGTGCTGTGCCCTGCCCGTCGCCCTGTCACTCCTGGGAATAAGTGCCGCCTCCCTTGTCGGCGTCGGCTACCTCGCGGCGCAGTATCAGCAGGAGTTGCTCTACGGCGCCGTGATTTGCCTGGGCGCCGCCGGCTTCATCATGTGGCGTCAGGGGCGGGCGCGACTTTGCGCCCCCGGTGCAACGTGCAATCGCCCGACAGTCGACTGGGGTAACAAGATCGCTCTGGTATTGGCCGTCGGCTTGTTGGCCCTTACCTTCTGGATCGAGCCCCCGATATGA